The Dasypus novemcinctus isolate mDasNov1 chromosome 12, mDasNov1.1.hap2, whole genome shotgun sequence genome includes a window with the following:
- the LOC101420137 gene encoding olfactory receptor 6C76-like encodes MTSTCIPKFLFSLATKDKMISYNACATQLFLFIFFGAAEFFLLAAMSYDRYVAICKPLHYTTIMSSRVCSRLVFISWLAAFLDVFPGLIMGLQLKFCGDNIIDHFVCDYGPVLQLSCTDTRHIEVFSFTLALVTLLATLLLVIISYTLIIRTILKIPSAQERKKAFSTCSSHMIVLVLSYGSCIFMYIKPNAQERVDLNKGVAMLNTSVAPLLNPFIYTLRNKQVKQAFRDNLRKIFSFLSNKSYCLKKK; translated from the coding sequence ATGACATCAACTTGTATTCCTAAATTCCTTTTCAGCCTAgcaacaaaggacaaaatgattTCCTATAATGCTTGTGCAACCCAGttatttctgttcattttctttggagCAGCAGAGTTCTTCTTATTAGCGGccatgtcctatgaccgctatgtggccatctgcaaaCCCCTGCACTACACAACCATCATGAGCAGCAGAGTCTGCTCCAGGCTGGTCTTTATTTCCTGGTTGGCTGCATTTCTGGATGTCTTCCCAGGTCTCATCATGGGTCTTCAGCTTAAATTCTGTGGTGACAATATCATCGATCATTTTGTATGTGACTATGGCCCTGTCCTTCAGCTCTCTTGCACAGATACCAGGCACATAGAAGTCTTCTCTTTCACTTTAGCCTTGGTGACACTTCTTGCTACCCTGCTCCTAGTGATTATCTCTTATACACTTATCATAAGGACGATTTTAAAGATTCCATctgcacaagaaaggaaaaaggcatTTTCTACCTGTTCTTCTCACATGATTGTCCTTGTCCTTTCTTATGGAAGCTGTATCTTCATGTACATTAAGCCTAATGCACAAGAAAGGGTGGATTTAAATAAGGGTGTGGCCATGCTCAATACTTCAGTTGCCCCCCTCTTAAACCCTTTCATTTACACTCTGAGAAATAAGCAAGTAAAACAAGCCTTCAGGGATAATTTaagaaagatattttctttcctgTCAAATAAAtcctattgtttaaaaaaaaaatga